A part of Andrena cerasifolii isolate SP2316 chromosome 10, iyAndCera1_principal, whole genome shotgun sequence genomic DNA contains:
- the LOC143373936 gene encoding uncharacterized protein LOC143373936 isoform X2, with product MKRHTSRNSHRDEKPKPSRNEDSDAVLRARTEEERRQRRREWMIEQEKMDRHDRLKRKMIIEYEIRRARNMSLAFPKGRCYRPRRSRSESPPSRYRRTFAHHTPEDTVLSKKFETSSGTTPLFKGPDGIKINPIELHKIKVDIHRNIPGRVSTNELKRDIPNKEDVVLKRRAGEGSKPIFDREEIKREIGETEEVEEHRTVGTVNLENSENLWKTLRRHLASLSPTRTRSHSPRRAWSRHSREKDHSRERKNGERSYREHRERPRDHSRDRRETDRSRKRDRPREQRVSPECYIGRIPVPIYYGNFQPRPLMVQPWGPIRGLLGGNIHPPMMTPLRTFPSRSIIIPPDRYGFRKNIISFLTSG from the exons ATGAAACGGCATACATCGAGGAATTCGCATCGTGATGAAAAACCAAAGCCCTCGCGTAATGAAGATAGTGACGCGGTTCTACGTGCAAGAACGGAAGAGGAGAGGCGACAGCGTAGACGCGAATGGATGATCGAACAAGAAAAAATGGACAGGCATGATAGactgaaaagaaaaatgattaTAGAGTATGAGATACGACGCGCTCGTAATATGAGCTTAGCATTTCCCAAAGGAAGATGCTACAGACCTCGTAGGAGTAGAAGTGAATCTCCACCTAGTCGATATAGAAGAACTTTTGCACATCATACACCTGAAGATACTGTACTTTCTAAAAA GTTTGAAACATCAAGTGGTACAACACCCTTATTTAAAGGACCTgatggaataaaaattaatccAATAGAACTTCACAAAATCAAAGTAGATATTCATAGAAACATTCCTGGAAGAGTATCTACCAATGAACTCAAGCGGGATATACCCAACAAGGAAGATGTGGTGCTTAAAAGAAGAGCGG GAGAGGGATCCAAGCCGATATTtgatagagaagaaataaagagagaaatagGTGAAACAGAAGAAGTTGAGGAACATCGTACTGTCGGAACtgtgaatttggaaaattcag AAAACCTGTGGAAAACGTTGAGAAGGCATTTGGCGTCCTTGAGTCCTACAAGAACCCGAAGTCACAGTCCTAGGCGTGCGTGGTCCCGTCACTCCAG GGAGAAAGATCATAGTAGAGAGCGGAAAAATGGCGAGAGATCTTACCGAGAACATCGAGAGCGGCCCAGAGATCATTCTCGAGACAGGAGGGAAACGGATAGATCCAGAAAAAGAGATAGGCCTAGAGAACAAAGGGTTTCCCCAGAGTGTTATATTGGACGAATTCCTGTTCCTATTTATTATGGA AATTTTCAACCGAGACCATTAATGGTTCAACCATGGGGCCCAATTCGAGGACTTCTTGGAGGTAATATACATCCTCCTATGATGACACCTTTAAGAACATTTCCATCACGATCAATAATAATACCTCCAGATAGGTATGGATtcagaaaaaatataattagttTTCTTACATCTGGATAG
- the LOC143373936 gene encoding uncharacterized protein LOC143373936 isoform X3, with protein MKRHTSRNSHRDEKPKPSRNEDSDAVLRARTEEERRQRRREWMIEQEKMDRHDRLKRKMIIEYEIRRARNMSLAFPKGRCYRPRRSRSESPPSRYRRTFAHHTPEDTVLSKKFETSSGTTPLFKGPDGIKINPIELHKIKVDIHRNIPGRVSTNELKRDIPNKEDVVLKRRAGEGSKPIFDREEIKREIGETEEVEEHRTVGTVNLENSENLWKTLRRHLASLSPTRTRSHSPRRAWSRHSRYVDSKHEDEGSYRSDRLLHYLHREKDHSRERKNGERSYREHRERPRDHSRDRRETDRSRKRDRPREQRVSPECYIGRIPVPIYYGNFQPRPLMVQPWGPIRGLLGGNIHPPMMTPLRTFPSRSIIIPPDRYGFRKNIISFLTSG; from the exons ATGAAACGGCATACATCGAGGAATTCGCATCGTGATGAAAAACCAAAGCCCTCGCGTAATGAAGATAGTGACGCGGTTCTACGTGCAAGAACGGAAGAGGAGAGGCGACAGCGTAGACGCGAATGGATGATCGAACAAGAAAAAATGGACAGGCATGATAGactgaaaagaaaaatgattaTAGAGTATGAGATACGACGCGCTCGTAATATGAGCTTAGCATTTCCCAAAGGAAGATGCTACAGACCTCGTAGGAGTAGAAGTGAATCTCCACCTAGTCGATATAGAAGAACTTTTGCACATCATACACCTGAAGATACTGTACTTTCTAAAAA GTTTGAAACATCAAGTGGTACAACACCCTTATTTAAAGGACCTgatggaataaaaattaatccAATAGAACTTCACAAAATCAAAGTAGATATTCATAGAAACATTCCTGGAAGAGTATCTACCAATGAACTCAAGCGGGATATACCCAACAAGGAAGATGTGGTGCTTAAAAGAAGAGCGG GAGAGGGATCCAAGCCGATATTtgatagagaagaaataaagagagaaatagGTGAAACAGAAGAAGTTGAGGAACATCGTACTGTCGGAACtgtgaatttggaaaattcag AAAACCTGTGGAAAACGTTGAGAAGGCATTTGGCGTCCTTGAGTCCTACAAGAACCCGAAGTCACAGTCCTAGGCGTGCGTGGTCCCGTCACTCCAG GTATGTCGATTCTAAGCATGAGGATGAAGGAAGTTACAGAAGTGATAG actattacattatttacataGGGAGAAAGATCATAGTAGAGAGCGGAAAAATGGCGAGAGATCTTACCGAGAACATCGAGAGCGGCCCAGAGATCATTCTCGAGACAGGAGGGAAACGGATAGATCCAGAAAAAGAGATAGGCCTAGAGAACAAAGGGTTTCCCCAGAGTGTTATATTGGACGAATTCCTGTTCCTATTTATTATGGA AATTTTCAACCGAGACCATTAATGGTTCAACCATGGGGCCCAATTCGAGGACTTCTTGGAGGTAATATACATCCTCCTATGATGACACCTTTAAGAACATTTCCATCACGATCAATAATAATACCTCCAGATAGGTATGGATtcagaaaaaatataattagttTTCTTACATCTGGATAG
- the LOC143373936 gene encoding uncharacterized protein LOC143373936 isoform X1 translates to MKRHTSRNSHRDEKPKPSRNEDSDAVLRARTEEERRQRRREWMIEQEKMDRHDRLKRKMIIEYEIRRARNMSLAFPKGRCYRPRRSRSESPPSRYRRTFAHHTPEDTVLSKKFETSSGTTPLFKGPDGIKINPIELHKIKVDIHRNIPGRVSTNELKRDIPNKEDVVLKRRAGEGSKPIFDREEIKREIGETEEVEEHRTVGTVNLENSENLWKTLRRHLASLSPTRTRSHSPRRAWSRHSRYVDSKHEDEGSYRSDREKDHSRERKNGERSYREHRERPRDHSRDRRETDRSRKRDRPREQRVSPECYIGRIPVPIYYGNFQPRPLMVQPWGPIRGLLGGNIHPPMMTPLRTFPSRSIIIPPDRYGFRKNIISFLTSG, encoded by the exons ATGAAACGGCATACATCGAGGAATTCGCATCGTGATGAAAAACCAAAGCCCTCGCGTAATGAAGATAGTGACGCGGTTCTACGTGCAAGAACGGAAGAGGAGAGGCGACAGCGTAGACGCGAATGGATGATCGAACAAGAAAAAATGGACAGGCATGATAGactgaaaagaaaaatgattaTAGAGTATGAGATACGACGCGCTCGTAATATGAGCTTAGCATTTCCCAAAGGAAGATGCTACAGACCTCGTAGGAGTAGAAGTGAATCTCCACCTAGTCGATATAGAAGAACTTTTGCACATCATACACCTGAAGATACTGTACTTTCTAAAAA GTTTGAAACATCAAGTGGTACAACACCCTTATTTAAAGGACCTgatggaataaaaattaatccAATAGAACTTCACAAAATCAAAGTAGATATTCATAGAAACATTCCTGGAAGAGTATCTACCAATGAACTCAAGCGGGATATACCCAACAAGGAAGATGTGGTGCTTAAAAGAAGAGCGG GAGAGGGATCCAAGCCGATATTtgatagagaagaaataaagagagaaatagGTGAAACAGAAGAAGTTGAGGAACATCGTACTGTCGGAACtgtgaatttggaaaattcag AAAACCTGTGGAAAACGTTGAGAAGGCATTTGGCGTCCTTGAGTCCTACAAGAACCCGAAGTCACAGTCCTAGGCGTGCGTGGTCCCGTCACTCCAG GTATGTCGATTCTAAGCATGAGGATGAAGGAAGTTACAGAAGTGATAG GGAGAAAGATCATAGTAGAGAGCGGAAAAATGGCGAGAGATCTTACCGAGAACATCGAGAGCGGCCCAGAGATCATTCTCGAGACAGGAGGGAAACGGATAGATCCAGAAAAAGAGATAGGCCTAGAGAACAAAGGGTTTCCCCAGAGTGTTATATTGGACGAATTCCTGTTCCTATTTATTATGGA AATTTTCAACCGAGACCATTAATGGTTCAACCATGGGGCCCAATTCGAGGACTTCTTGGAGGTAATATACATCCTCCTATGATGACACCTTTAAGAACATTTCCATCACGATCAATAATAATACCTCCAGATAGGTATGGATtcagaaaaaatataattagttTTCTTACATCTGGATAG
- the LOC143373827 gene encoding E3 ubiquitin-protein ligase RNF181-like encodes MSDYFDEMGWTPLGDGEAPNHLIQMARLLRDFGMWDLLGQTTRLPPPASKSAIENLKEIEIRSSDSKQCPVCLKDFDVGISAKCMPCNHVFHKECIIPWLEKTNSCPLCRHQLPTDDEDYEMYRKEKQRAVERKKDLEVLHNSMFM; translated from the exons ATGTCAGATTATTTCGATGAAATGGGATGGACACCGTTAGGAGACGGTGAGGCTCCAAACCATTTGATACAAATGGCAAGACTTCTACGAGATTTTGGTATGTGGGATTTGTTGGGTCAAACCACGAGGCTACCACCTCCTGCTTCAAAATCTgcgattgaaaatttaaaagaaattgaaatcagATCCTCGGACTCGAAGCAATGTCCTGTGTGTCTAAAAGACTTTGATGTTGGAATATCTGCAAAATGCATGCCTTGTAATCATGTTTTTCATAAAGAATGTATAATACCGTGGTTAGAAAAG ACAAACTCGTGTCCACTATGCAGACATCAGTTACCGACAGATGATGAAGACTACGAAATGTACAGGAAAGAAAAGCAACGTGCAgtggaaagaaaaaaagatctAGAAGTTTTACACAATTCGATGTTtatgtag